From the Candidatus Bathyarchaeota archaeon A05DMB-5 genome, one window contains:
- a CDS encoding DUF99 family protein gives MPVVGVEDGSFQKGITRKTVLAAVLLKRYALEDVRTADILVDGLDATEKLIKLLRGWMFNVVFLAGISFAGFNVADPKKIHEQFRTPVIVVTRTKPDNMAVKRALQRHFEDWETRWDVFVKLGPFLGIVTSVGKQPIYVATIGENPSWACKLVRTLCVCGRVPEPIRVARLIARGLS, from the coding sequence ATGCCAGTGGTCGGAGTTGAGGATGGAAGTTTCCAAAAGGGAATAACACGAAAAACGGTTCTTGCTGCAGTGTTGCTTAAGAGATATGCTCTTGAAGATGTACGAACAGCTGATATACTTGTTGACGGCTTAGACGCAACAGAAAAACTCATAAAACTCTTGCGTGGATGGATGTTTAACGTTGTTTTTCTCGCCGGCATTTCTTTTGCTGGTTTCAATGTTGCCGACCCGAAGAAGATTCATGAACAGTTTAGAACGCCTGTTATTGTGGTAACGCGAACCAAACCTGACAATATGGCAGTGAAAAGGGCTCTCCAACGTCATTTTGAAGATTGGGAGACACGGTGGGATGTTTTTGTGAAATTGGGACCTTTTCTTGGGATTGTTACCTCTGTTGGTAAGCAACCAATTTACGTTGCAACAATAGGCGAAAACCCCAGTTGGGCATGTAAACTCGTTAGAACATTGTGTGTTTGCGGTCGTGTTCCGGAGCCAATTCGCGTTGCGCGGCTAATTGCACGAGGGCTCTCCTAG
- a CDS encoding nucleoside phosphorylase: MHSTPFGVKQYHIACKKGDLTKCLLAPGDPDRVPRIARFWDSAHEVSCHREFRSFTGKYKGVPISAMSSGIGPACMSILANEASRVGVETFIRVGSTGAIQKHIECGDVIISSAAVRLDCTSNCYIMPEYPAVANYEVLLALIEAAECLGISNYHVGVTATTADFYAGQDRPTKTAKNGSLLLALQKAGVLNFEMETATLYTLASLLGLRAGSICAVYANRCTNEFKPQAGEETAIKIANEAVKILNEWDKTKHKRKKQWFFPSLLSE; this comes from the coding sequence TTGCATTCTACACCTTTCGGCGTCAAACAATACCACATTGCATGCAAAAAAGGCGACTTAACCAAATGTTTACTTGCACCCGGCGACCCTGACCGCGTTCCGAGAATTGCCCGCTTCTGGGATTCTGCTCATGAAGTTTCTTGCCACCGTGAGTTTCGAAGTTTCACAGGAAAATACAAGGGAGTTCCAATTTCTGCCATGTCCAGCGGTATTGGTCCTGCTTGCATGAGCATACTTGCTAATGAGGCTTCTCGCGTAGGCGTGGAGACATTTATTCGTGTGGGCAGCACGGGCGCGATACAAAAACACATTGAATGTGGCGATGTGATTATTTCCTCTGCTGCTGTACGCCTTGACTGCACAAGCAACTGTTACATTATGCCCGAATATCCCGCTGTTGCAAACTACGAAGTCTTATTGGCTTTGATTGAAGCGGCTGAATGCTTGGGCATAAGCAACTATCACGTGGGCGTGACAGCAACAACCGCAGATTTCTACGCTGGACAAGACCGCCCAACAAAAACAGCAAAAAATGGCAGTCTACTACTGGCATTACAAAAGGCTGGAGTGCTAAATTTCGAGATGGAAACCGCCACGTTATACACTCTTGCAAGTCTTCTCGGGTTACGCGCAGGTTCAATATGCGCTGTTTACGCCAACAGATGCACAAACGAATTTAAACCACAAGCAGGCGAAGAAACCGCAATAAAAATCGCAAACGAAGCAGTAAAAATACTTAATGAATGGGACAAAACAAAACATAAACGCAAAAAACAATGGTTTTTCCCATCGCTTCTCTCCGAATAA
- a CDS encoding ORC1-type DNA replication protein, whose protein sequence is MDEADILDSVFQKFVTNAKIFKDREVLRHDYLPNRLPHREEQIRRLGETVAPVLKGARSSNVLIYGKTGTGKTAVTKYVLSHLEVKAKEFHAPARFCYLNCRMAGSEYRIFAALCQSVGVAVPFTGLSVGEVFDRFKNGLDASGIMLIIVLDEVDTLIKAHGDSVLYELTRINETLTKSKVSIVGISNDLRLKEYLDPRVLSSLSEEEIVFKPYDASELRNVLFERSKLAFFDNVLSDAALSLCAALAAAEHGDARRALDLLRVAGEIAERQGAMVVVEDHVREAEKSIEHNRVVETLKNLTLHSKLVLLSVYHLTKVDAQRAITGEIYDVYSELCGELGLAPLTQRRLGTLVSELDSMGLLNTKVVSMGRYGRTKKIRLEIARSSIRDVFANDGRLGRLVEYEAKCLTKHASGRS, encoded by the coding sequence ATGGACGAAGCAGACATACTTGACAGCGTATTCCAAAAATTTGTTACGAACGCAAAAATCTTTAAGGACAGAGAAGTGCTACGCCACGACTATCTGCCAAATAGACTGCCTCACCGAGAAGAACAGATCCGGCGGCTTGGGGAAACCGTAGCTCCTGTTCTTAAAGGAGCAAGAAGTTCCAACGTTTTAATCTATGGAAAAACGGGAACAGGGAAGACAGCCGTAACAAAATATGTGCTTAGCCATCTTGAAGTTAAGGCTAAGGAATTTCATGCCCCTGCAAGATTTTGTTACTTGAATTGCAGAATGGCGGGTTCAGAGTATCGTATTTTTGCTGCGTTATGCCAAAGTGTGGGCGTAGCTGTTCCTTTTACTGGTCTTTCTGTTGGGGAAGTTTTTGATAGATTTAAGAATGGCTTGGATGCCTCGGGGATAATGTTAATTATAGTTCTGGATGAGGTTGACACTTTAATAAAGGCGCATGGTGACAGTGTTCTTTACGAGTTAACACGAATAAATGAAACGTTAACTAAAAGTAAAGTATCAATTGTTGGCATATCTAATGATCTTCGGTTGAAGGAGTATCTTGACCCTCGCGTTTTAAGCTCACTTAGTGAAGAAGAAATTGTTTTCAAACCATACGATGCAAGTGAACTGCGAAACGTTCTGTTTGAACGTTCAAAGCTGGCGTTTTTTGACAATGTCCTATCAGATGCAGCATTAAGTCTCTGTGCTGCTTTGGCAGCTGCAGAACACGGTGACGCTAGGCGTGCGTTGGATTTGTTGCGTGTTGCCGGAGAAATTGCAGAAAGACAAGGTGCAATGGTAGTCGTTGAGGATCATGTTAGGGAGGCAGAGAAAAGCATCGAGCATAACCGTGTGGTTGAAACTCTTAAGAATTTAACTTTGCATTCTAAATTGGTGCTTTTGAGTGTTTACCATTTAACTAAAGTAGACGCTCAGCGTGCGATAACTGGTGAAATATATGATGTTTACAGTGAACTCTGCGGGGAGCTAGGGCTTGCGCCATTGACACAACGACGTTTAGGCACACTGGTAAGCGAACTGGATTCTATGGGCTTGTTAAACACCAAGGTCGTAAGTATGGGAAGATATGGACGCACAAAAAAGATTAGATTAGAGATAGCCCGCAGTAGTATTAGAGATGTTTTTGCTAATGACGGTAGGCTCGGGCGATTGGTTGAATATGAAGCAAAATGCCTTACAAAACATGCCAGTGGTCGGAGTTGA
- a CDS encoding DNA-directed DNA polymerase II small subunit: MSGIEKLQKAVELTISAGYQLNKEAFEFLSTLAATEDPTEIIGKLLKKIETQKEKPLFIEKSFLEEVVKKPESAKEIVIQLPEEKPQELKEPQITEGKKPFHAYAKEVDAQIKVIDDPTGKLSSNGTVEDYLGYFRDRFERIGKLLRQRVDVKSAASVIDALKAPPNAKLKVIGIITEKRESKQKILLTIEDLHANTMVLVPQNAPEELQKKARLLMLDQVVCLSVAKTRSNLLIAEDIILPDIAQKPQRKAPVPVYAVLTSDMHVGSTKFQREVFSRFILWLNGKYGNDAMREMASHVKYVLVAGDIVDGIGVYPNQVKELAVRDVYEQYKLAANYIEQIPDYIEVIIIPGNHDAPRKALPQPAIANTYLKTLEESRNVHSFGNPCFLSLHNVELLLYHGRSLDDITSTIPGMDFNHPEKAMKLLLQSRHLAPTYGGKTPLSPENRDFLVIERVPDIFHAGHVHVLGHTNYRGVLVVNSGGWQEQTSYMRRLGLVPTPGKVPVVNLQTLEVTIIPFN, translated from the coding sequence ATGAGCGGAATAGAAAAGCTACAAAAAGCCGTTGAACTAACAATTTCGGCAGGATACCAGCTAAATAAGGAAGCGTTCGAGTTTTTAAGCACGTTAGCAGCAACAGAAGACCCAACAGAAATCATAGGCAAGTTATTAAAGAAAATAGAGACTCAAAAGGAAAAGCCCCTGTTTATTGAAAAAAGTTTTTTGGAAGAAGTGGTCAAAAAGCCGGAGTCTGCAAAAGAAATTGTAATTCAGCTGCCAGAGGAAAAGCCACAAGAACTAAAAGAACCGCAAATAACTGAAGGGAAAAAACCGTTCCATGCCTACGCGAAGGAAGTTGACGCTCAAATAAAGGTTATTGATGACCCGACTGGCAAGCTGAGCTCAAATGGAACAGTAGAGGATTATCTTGGATATTTTCGTGACCGATTTGAACGAATAGGAAAGTTGCTGAGGCAGCGAGTGGACGTTAAAAGTGCAGCGTCTGTAATTGATGCTTTGAAGGCGCCTCCAAACGCTAAACTCAAAGTAATAGGGATAATAACAGAAAAGAGGGAATCCAAACAGAAAATACTACTGACAATTGAAGATTTACATGCGAACACGATGGTGCTCGTGCCTCAGAACGCGCCAGAAGAGTTACAGAAAAAAGCACGTTTACTCATGCTTGACCAAGTTGTTTGTTTAAGTGTCGCAAAGACCAGAAGCAACCTCTTAATTGCTGAAGATATTATTTTACCGGACATCGCCCAAAAACCTCAACGCAAAGCCCCAGTTCCAGTTTATGCCGTTTTAACTTCAGACATGCACGTTGGTAGCACAAAATTTCAAAGAGAAGTGTTCAGTCGTTTCATATTGTGGCTTAACGGCAAATATGGAAATGACGCTATGAGGGAAATGGCAAGCCACGTTAAATATGTTTTAGTTGCGGGGGATATTGTAGACGGGATAGGAGTTTATCCTAACCAAGTGAAAGAGTTGGCTGTGCGTGATGTGTATGAACAGTATAAACTTGCTGCAAATTATATTGAGCAGATACCAGACTACATAGAAGTAATAATTATACCCGGAAACCATGACGCCCCAAGAAAAGCCTTGCCCCAACCGGCAATTGCAAACACTTATTTGAAAACATTAGAAGAATCACGAAATGTGCATTCGTTTGGAAACCCTTGCTTCTTAAGTCTGCACAATGTAGAATTATTGTTATACCACGGACGTAGCTTAGATGACATTACCTCCACAATTCCCGGAATGGATTTTAACCACCCAGAAAAAGCCATGAAACTACTATTACAGAGCCGCCACTTAGCACCAACATACGGTGGAAAAACTCCGCTTTCCCCAGAAAACAGAGACTTCCTCGTTATAGAACGCGTCCCAGACATTTTCCATGCTGGTCACGTGCATGTTTTAGGGCATACAAATTATCGGGGAGTCTTAGTTGTAAATTCAGGCGGATGGCAAGAACAAACAAGTTACATGCGCCGGCTCGGGCTGGTTCCTACTCCTGGAAAAGTTCCAGTAGTGAACCTTCAAACGCTTGAAGTCACTATTATTCCATTTAACTAG
- a CDS encoding polymer-forming cytoskeletal protein has product MSEKITIPSKSTVTLDVVNADLRVGRNSIIKGKGTPPKVNVLGNIYCEGNNTFECDLSAENLEAEDDVTIHGNLEIKNSVEIEDGQLKVYGKMAAKHVDIDKALHVSKDLVAEKIDVGGSLNVEGALKAEGIDVGGSFRAKGEVEAADVDVGGRLLIESKSNIKTLEVGGTAKVKGGKIDEINVGGSFESDDQLEFEEIDVGGIACLSNKNKGRKIDVGGSLEVKGDLNFEDIDVGGKVKITGAAEGVEIDVGGRLEVGKSLKLSSELEVGGIVEIGGEITAKDIEVGGALSAKKVTVEDHVEVGGSIRTTEGVTARFVEIGHRGKVHGPIRAERVVINKNASVGDLFGKQILMREGAYARNVYGENVVIESHCRIDGEVHYSRELRIEENVSLSKAPQKVEKLSF; this is encoded by the coding sequence ATGAGTGAAAAAATAACTATCCCGTCAAAAAGCACTGTAACTTTAGATGTAGTAAATGCTGACCTAAGAGTTGGCAGAAACTCAATCATAAAAGGAAAAGGAACACCTCCTAAAGTAAACGTTCTCGGCAACATTTACTGCGAAGGAAACAACACTTTCGAATGCGACCTATCAGCGGAGAATCTAGAAGCAGAAGACGACGTGACTATTCATGGAAACTTGGAAATAAAAAATTCAGTTGAAATTGAAGATGGACAACTGAAGGTCTACGGAAAAATGGCCGCAAAGCATGTGGACATTGACAAGGCATTACATGTCAGCAAAGACTTGGTCGCAGAAAAAATAGATGTGGGTGGAAGCCTAAACGTAGAAGGCGCACTAAAGGCAGAAGGCATAGATGTCGGCGGAAGTTTCAGAGCCAAAGGCGAAGTCGAAGCAGCCGACGTTGACGTGGGAGGAAGACTCCTCATTGAATCAAAAAGTAACATCAAAACACTTGAGGTAGGAGGAACCGCCAAAGTAAAAGGAGGAAAAATAGACGAAATAAATGTCGGCGGAAGCTTTGAGTCAGATGACCAATTAGAATTTGAAGAAATCGATGTTGGCGGAATCGCCTGTCTCTCCAACAAAAACAAGGGACGCAAAATAGATGTAGGAGGCTCATTAGAAGTTAAAGGCGACCTAAATTTTGAAGATATTGATGTTGGCGGAAAAGTAAAGATAACTGGAGCAGCAGAAGGCGTGGAAATCGATGTAGGTGGCAGATTGGAAGTTGGCAAATCTTTGAAGCTTTCTAGTGAATTGGAAGTAGGAGGCATAGTCGAAATAGGCGGGGAAATTACCGCAAAAGATATCGAAGTGGGCGGAGCATTAAGTGCAAAAAAAGTTACGGTAGAAGACCATGTGGAAGTTGGTGGCTCGATAAGAACAACGGAAGGCGTGACAGCGCGTTTTGTGGAGATCGGCCATAGAGGCAAGGTTCACGGGCCAATAAGAGCAGAGCGAGTTGTTATCAACAAAAATGCTAGTGTGGGAGATCTCTTTGGAAAACAAATTTTAATGAGAGAAGGAGCCTACGCAAGGAATGTTTACGGCGAAAATGTTGTTATCGAATCTCATTGCCGCATAGACGGCGAAGTTCACTACTCCCGTGAATTAAGAATAGAGGAAAATGTTTCGTTGAGCAAAGCTCCACAAAAAGTAGAAAAACTTTCTTTCTAA
- a CDS encoding DUF429 domain-containing protein: MKKECIIGIDLAGTPKNPSGWAFWKNKKIKACLLYDDQEILENITKYDPVLIAIDAPFSFPRKGLLRKADREMIRKGYRVFPPVLTSMRMLTLRAIKLNKLIGEKGYNVIEVHPTSTRKALGMPLKNWGEIQTAFKNMGLEDDIRTRVLTPHELDAITAALTAYLHIHNHTEAIGDKAEGYIIVPKRQDWRTMHI; the protein is encoded by the coding sequence TTGAAGAAAGAATGTATAATTGGTATAGATTTAGCTGGAACACCAAAGAATCCTTCAGGATGGGCGTTTTGGAAAAATAAGAAGATTAAGGCATGTTTGTTGTACGATGACCAAGAAATTTTGGAGAATATTACTAAATATGATCCAGTCCTCATTGCAATAGATGCTCCATTTAGTTTTCCTCGGAAAGGATTATTGAGAAAAGCAGACAGAGAAATGATAAGGAAAGGGTACCGTGTTTTTCCGCCTGTTTTGACATCAATGAGAATGCTTACATTACGTGCCATTAAATTGAACAAATTAATAGGGGAAAAAGGATATAACGTAATAGAAGTGCATCCTACTTCAACACGTAAAGCCTTGGGGATGCCGCTAAAAAATTGGGGAGAAATTCAAACAGCTTTCAAGAACATGGGATTAGAAGATGACATAAGAACTCGCGTGTTAACACCGCATGAGCTTGACGCCATAACAGCCGCTTTAACAGCCTATCTCCATATACATAACCACACAGAAGCTATAGGAGACAAGGCGGAAGGCTACATAATAGTGCCCAAAAGGCAAGATTGGAGAACTATGCACATATGA
- a CDS encoding phosphate uptake regulator PhoU produces MSELRKVQRTPTGTFFVCLPRTWAEQYGLKKGSIVAISETADGKLLIDTKYNVEPSPLTANLKPGPYLGREIIGKYLLGFDIIRVESKERISFEVRDAVKKTVSRLVGLEIIEEDYAKIVLQCLLEPSGFPPEKILRRGYAIVSSMHRDVVNSFTDGDVQLAKSVIARDDESNRLYFLLVRILRTIIQNPSLSDKLGVSPIECLDYRLAASLVEAIGDECVRVAMKTVELKETKLAEDLKKLFVDFHMLCFEAHENALTSFFVGDIALAENVRNMREKIDKAFTNIERVARAQSLDVVPQILAAASFLRQIYEHSVDIADLVMPKR; encoded by the coding sequence ATGAGCGAATTACGCAAAGTCCAACGTACTCCAACCGGAACCTTTTTCGTGTGTTTACCCCGCACTTGGGCGGAACAGTATGGTTTGAAAAAAGGGTCTATCGTAGCCATTAGCGAAACTGCCGATGGCAAGCTCTTGATAGACACCAAGTACAATGTGGAGCCTTCTCCCCTTACTGCCAACTTGAAGCCTGGACCATACTTGGGGCGTGAGATTATTGGCAAATATTTACTTGGATTTGACATTATTCGTGTTGAGTCAAAGGAACGTATTAGCTTTGAGGTGCGGGATGCTGTCAAAAAAACTGTTAGTCGTTTGGTTGGGTTAGAAATTATTGAAGAGGACTACGCAAAAATTGTTTTGCAATGTTTGCTTGAGCCGTCGGGGTTTCCGCCTGAGAAAATTCTCCGTCGCGGCTATGCGATTGTTTCGAGCATGCACCGAGATGTTGTTAACTCTTTTACTGACGGAGATGTACAGCTAGCTAAAAGCGTCATTGCGCGCGACGACGAAAGTAACAGGCTTTATTTTCTCTTAGTACGTATCTTGCGCACAATAATTCAGAATCCAAGTTTAAGCGACAAACTAGGTGTTAGCCCAATTGAGTGCTTGGATTACCGGTTAGCGGCAAGCCTTGTAGAAGCAATCGGAGATGAATGTGTGCGCGTGGCAATGAAAACTGTTGAGTTGAAAGAGACGAAGCTTGCTGAAGATTTAAAGAAACTGTTTGTAGACTTTCACATGCTCTGTTTTGAGGCTCACGAAAACGCATTAACTTCGTTTTTTGTGGGTGACATCGCCTTGGCGGAGAATGTGCGGAATATGCGAGAAAAAATTGACAAAGCATTTACTAACATTGAAAGGGTTGCACGGGCTCAGTCGCTCGATGTTGTGCCACAGATTCTAGCAGCGGCTTCGTTCTTAAGACAAATCTATGAACATAGTGTTGACATAGCGGATTTGGTCATGCCTAAAAGGTAA